A genomic window from Gossypium hirsutum isolate 1008001.06 chromosome D12, Gossypium_hirsutum_v2.1, whole genome shotgun sequence includes:
- the LOC107946337 gene encoding aconitate hydratase, cytoplasmic, whose protein sequence is MYITASSSPSSSLLRAASAYSPTRFFRSSFRNLTSTNQASLSVINHHRRSLTSAAVRSFHCSVPRWSHRLDWRSPLNPRSEIRAFNPIIEQLQRKFATMAAEHPFKAVLTSLPRPGGGEFGKFYSLPALNDPRIDKLPYSIRILLESAIRNCDNFQVKKEDVEKIIDWENTAPKQVEIPFKPARVLLQDFTGVPAVVDLACMRDAMHKLGSDTSKINPLVPVDLVIDHSVQVDVTRSENAVQANMELEFQRNKERFSFLKWGSSAFRNMLVVPPGSGIVHQVNLEYLGRLVFNTDGILYPDSVVGTDSHTTMIDGLGVAGWGVGGIEAEAAMLGQPMSMVLPGVVGFQLSGKLRNGVTATDLVLTVTQMLRKHGVVGKFVEFYGDGMGELSLADRATIANMSPEYGATMGFFPVDHVTLQYLKLTGRSDETVAMIESYLRANNMFVDYDEPQQKRVYSSYLELNLAEVEPCISGPKRPHDRVPLREMKADWNSCLNNKVGFKGFAVPKEAQGKVAKFSFHGQPAELKHGSVVIAAITSCTNTSNPSVMLGAGLVAKKACELGLQVKPWIKTSLAPGSGVVTKYLLQSGLQEYLNKQGFHIVGYGCTTCIGNSGDLDESVASAISENDIIAAAVLSGNRNFEGRVHALTRANYLASPPLVVAYALAGTVDIDFDKEPIGTGKDGKSVYFNDIWPSTEEVAEAVQSSVLPNMFKSTYEAITKGNPMWNQLSVPSSTMYSWDPKSTYIHEPPYFKNMTMEPPGAHGVKDAYCLLNFGDSITTDHISPAGSIHKDSPAAKFLLDRGVERKDFNSYGSRRGNDEVMARGTFANIRLVNKLLNGEVGPKTIHVPTGEKLYVFDAAMRYKDAGHDTIVLAGAEYGSGSSRDWAAKGPMLLGVKAVIAKSFERIHRSNLVGMGIIPLCFKSGEDADTLGLTGHERYTIDLPRKIDEIRPGQDVTVTTDNGKSFTCTVRFDTEVELAYFNNGGILPYVIRNLIRQ, encoded by the exons ATGTATATAACGGCCTcatcttcaccttcttcatctcTCTTAAGAGCTGCTTCCGCTTACTCTCCAACTCGCTTCTTTCGTTCTTCCTTTCGGAATCTCACTTCCACCAATCAGGCCTCCCTTTCTGTTATCAACCACCACCGACGATCTCTTACCTCCGCCGCCGTTCGCTCCTTCCACTGCTCTGTTCCGCGGTGGAGTCACCGTCTCGATTGGAGATCTCCTCTTAACCCCCGTTCTGAGATCAGAGCGTTTAACCCCATCATTGAACAGTTGCAGAGGAAGTTTGCTACCATGG cCGCTGAACATCCGTTTAAGGCAGTTTTGACAAGTCTTCCCAGGCCTGGTGGCGGTGAGTTTGGAAAGTTCTATAGCTTGCCTGCGCTCAACGACCCAAGGATTG ATAAACTGCCTTACTCTATCCGAATCTTGCTTGAATCTGCAATTCGTAATTGTGATAACTTCCAAGTAAAGAAGGAAgatgttgagaaaataattgattGGGAAAATACAGCACCAAAGCAAGTCGAGATCCCCTTCAAGCCTGCTCGTGTTCTCTTACAG GATTTTACCGGAGTGCCAGCCGTGGTCGACCTTGCTTGTATGCGTGATGCTATGCACAAGCTTGGCAGTGATACAAGCAAGATTAATCCTCTG GTTCCTGTAGATCTTGTTATCGATCATTCGGTTCAAGTTGATGTAACAAGATCAGAAAATGCTGTGCAAGCAAATATGGAGCTTGAGTTTCAGCGAAACAAGGAAAGATTTTCATTCCTTAAATGGGGATCTTCTGCCTTCCGTAACATGCTTGTTGTTCCTCCTGGTTCTGGTATCGTGCATCAG GTTAATCTTGAATATCTTGGTCGGCTTGTGTTCAACACCGATGGCATTCTCTACCCTGATAGTGTGGTTGGAACTGATTCTCATACAACCATGATAGATGGGCTCGGAGTAGCTGGCTGGGGAGTAGGAGGTATTGAAGCTGAGGCAGCCATGCTTGGTCAG CCGATGAGCATGGTTTTGCCTGGTGTTGTTGGATTCCAGTTATCTGGAAAACTAAGAAATGGTGTGACAGCTACTGACTTGGTTCTGACTGTGACACAAATGCTGAGGAAACATGGTGttgttggcaaatttgttgaGTTTTATG GGGATGGTATGGGTGAACTATCATTGGCTGACAGAGCTACCATTGCTAATATGTCTCCTGAGTACGGTGCAACCATGGGATTCTTCCCTGTTGATCACGTCACTCTGCAATATCTCAAATTGACTGGCAGAAGTGATGAAACG GTGGCAATGATAGAATCATATCTCCGTGCAAATAATATGTTTGTTGACTATGACGAG CCCCAACAAAAAAGAGTTTACTCTTCATATCTTGAACTAAACCTTGCGGAAGTTGAACCCTGTATTTCGGGACCTAAGAG ACCTCATGATCGAGTTCCTTTGAGAGAAATGAAGGCTGATTGGAATTCGTGTCTTAATAATAAAGTTGGTTTCAAG GGCTTTGCCGTGCCAAAAGAGGCACAGGGTAAAGTAGCAAAATTTTCATTCCACGGGCAGCCAGCTGAGCTTAAACATGGTAGTGTGGTGATTGCTGCAATTACAAGCTGCACCAATACATCAAACCCTAGTGTCATGCTTGGGGCAGGTCTTGTTGCAAAGAAGGCTTGTGAACTTGGTTTACAG GTCAAACCTTGGATAAAGACAAGCCTTGCACCAGGTTCAGGAGTTGTTACAAAATATTTACTTCAGAG TGGGCTGCAAGAATATCTGAATAAGCAGGGATTTCATATTGTTGGATATGGCTGCACAACATGTATTGGAAATTCAGGGGACTTAGATGAATCAGTTGCCTCTGCTATTTCAGAAAATG ACATTATAGCAGCTGCTGTGCTTTCTGGGAACCGCAATTTTGAGGGTCGTGTTCATGCCTTAACAAGGGCCAACTACCTTGCTTCACCTCCTTTAGTGGTTGCTTATGCCCTCGCTGGCACG GTTGATATTGACTTCGATAAGGAGCCAATCGGAACAGGGAAGGATGGTAAGAGTGTATATTTTAACGATATCTGGCCATCTACTGAAGAAGTTGCAGAG GCTGTTCAATCCAGTGTCTTGCCGAATATGTTCAAAAGTACTTATGAGGCTATTACAAAGGGAAATCCCATGTGGAATCAGCTATCAGTGCCTTCTTCCACCATGTACTCATGGGACCCCAAGTCGACTTACATTCATGAGCCTCCATACTTCAAGAACATGACTATGGAGCCACCTGGTGCCCATGGTGTAAAGGATGCCTACTGCTTACTGAACTTTGGTGACAGCATCACAACAGATCACATTTCGCCAGCAGGAAGCATCCATAAGGACAGTCCTGCTGCAAAATTCTTACTTGACCGTGGGGTGGAGCGCAAGGACTTCAATTCATATGGAAGTCGTCGTGGTAACGATGAAGTGATGGCTCGGGGAACTTTTGCTAACATTCGCCTTGTGAATAAGCTGTTGAATGGGGAAGTTGGACCTAAGACAATACATGTCCCCACAGGAGAGAAACTATATGTATTTGATGCAGCAATG AGGTATAAAGATGCAGGACACGACACCATTGTTTTGGCTGGAGCTGAGTATGGAAGTGGTAGCTCCCGAGATTGGGCTGCCAAAGGCCCAATGCTATTG GGAGTAAAAGCGGTAATTGCAAAAAGTTTTGAGAGAATCCATCGCAGTAATTTGGTAGGAATGGGAATCATTCCACTTTGTTTCAAGTCTGGTGAGGACGCGGACACACTAGGTTTAACAGGTCACGAGCGTTATACCATTGATCTCCCACGCAAAATAGATGAAATACGACCTGGCCAAGATGTGACTGTCACAACTGACAATGGGAAATCTTTCACCTGCACTGTCCGCTTCGACACTGAG GTTGAATTGGCATACTTCAACAATGGTGGTATACTTCCATATGTTATCAGAAACTTGATTAGGCAGTAA